A window of Calliopsis andreniformis isolate RMS-2024a chromosome 3, iyCalAndr_principal, whole genome shotgun sequence contains these coding sequences:
- the LOC143177099 gene encoding uncharacterized protein LOC143177099 isoform X1, protein MKNWEKGLIKGVNRAPDVIMELADALSLVEGASPKSKSRALVRVVRHSVGPLALQAKRHQGDPSRVTIQTPKEAAPVTNEHLEGLVDGVADEASLQIGKSHPTKETQTRGDQDEGEAILHWRRASCDQLHVHDPDPTNLLQGDQKRQSVRAISNQGRRGGEQQPGKPLNRDHFISSDRSLPIVLSRLWYLSPCIRAL, encoded by the exons ATGAAGAACTGGGAAAAAGGGTTGATTAAAGGGGTGAATCGTGCTCCCGATGTGATAATGGAATTAGCTG ATGCTCTTTCTCTGGTCGAGGGAGCCAGCCCCAAGTCCAAGAGCCGGGCCTTGGTTCGCGTGGTTCGCCACAGCGTTGGTCCTCTGGCGTTGCAGGCGAAGCGTCACCAAGGCGATCCTAGCCGTGTCACCATTCAGACTCCTAAAGAGGCGGCACCAGTTACCAATGAGCACCTCGAAGGCCTCGTCGACGGGGTCGCTGACGAAGCATCGTTACAAATCGGAAAATCCCATCCTACAAAGGAAACACAGACACGCGGGGATCAGGACGAGGGTGAAGCGATTCTGCACTGGCGACGGGCCTCATGTGACCAGCTCCACGTCCACGATCCCGACCCCACAAATCTACTACAGGGTGACCAGAAGCGGCAAAGTGTACGGGCAATATCCAACCAAGGCCGCCGCGGCGGCGAGCAACAGCCAGGGAAGCCACTGAACCGTGACCATTTCATTTCCTCCGATCGTTCGTTACCGATAGTCCTGTCGCGTTTGTGGTACTTGTCCCCCTGCATACGTGCCCTGTAA
- the LOC143177099 gene encoding uncharacterized protein LOC143177099 isoform X2 has translation MLFLWSREPAPSPRAGPWFAWFATALVLWRCRRSVTKAILAVSPFRLLKRRHQLPMSTSKASSTGSLTKHRYKSENPILQRKHRHAGIRTRVKRFCTGDGPHVTSSTSTIPTPQIYYRVTRSGKVYGQYPTKAAAAASNSQGSH, from the coding sequence ATGCTCTTTCTCTGGTCGAGGGAGCCAGCCCCAAGTCCAAGAGCCGGGCCTTGGTTCGCGTGGTTCGCCACAGCGTTGGTCCTCTGGCGTTGCAGGCGAAGCGTCACCAAGGCGATCCTAGCCGTGTCACCATTCAGACTCCTAAAGAGGCGGCACCAGTTACCAATGAGCACCTCGAAGGCCTCGTCGACGGGGTCGCTGACGAAGCATCGTTACAAATCGGAAAATCCCATCCTACAAAGGAAACACAGACACGCGGGGATCAGGACGAGGGTGAAGCGATTCTGCACTGGCGACGGGCCTCATGTGACCAGCTCCACGTCCACGATCCCGACCCCACAAATCTACTACAGGGTGACCAGAAGCGGCAAAGTGTACGGGCAATATCCAACCAAGGCCGCCGCGGCGGCGAGCAACAGCCAGGGAAGCCACTGA